One part of the Nymphaea colorata isolate Beijing-Zhang1983 chromosome 8, ASM883128v2, whole genome shotgun sequence genome encodes these proteins:
- the LOC116259416 gene encoding probable inactive poly [ADP-ribose] polymerase SRO2, giving the protein MDRAVGELDHGRNRVTDLKRKRAVKCAAFLMGERCGKIKRAVSRRGLRFPPAEGFSHGCGCCSGKSMINNYANFRKSGLPKRIMFFSKGEWCDFPAHLRGPLVDAFGSNRSAVEVALDAQTCLVDFLHMLLIDLSSGMQQSVAWIDESDRCFFPKFFFDDNDAKDGEKCRHPMSANAPEIEVKLEIDISAADSSKTEDQSDVSISHAKIVSVQRSPLRDEHSDLDQNSGSDRNQPAEIKEVVDENGDLLREGGSLGRGLSFMSQGVLETFGSESLRDKIVALDRGSSDYTAVRDVFLLGLGTLVTASHIVGIYRYSPTSSSAQARMQLFENQVHVMKSYRGDANVRYAWHGSSRDGIVEIMLHGFGRIRNPIGGVAYGSGVYLSSKECALISASFSDVDEKGLQHMVLCRVIMGNMEQVPLGSAQFCPSSDSFDSGVDDIRNPRRYVIWGTHMNTHIHPEYVVSFKVPPVEEYWARLKESQNTVPLVAVTNSPLPDTHVKQHAPVADLGSSTVPVKRPTSTWMPFPLLFAAIEKHISAANKKRLDCYYDEFKRKKLTREELIKRLRSIAGDDLLIATLKNLRSCRYGVPVSK; this is encoded by the exons ATGGATAGGGCCGTTGGGGAGCTCGATCATGGCAGAAATAGGGTCACGGATTTGAAGAGGAAGAGGGCAGTCAAGTGTGCTGCTTTTCTGATGGGCGAGCGGTGTGGGAAGATCAAACGTGCTGTCTCGAGGAGAGGATTACGGTTTCCACCGGCGGAGGGGTTCAGCCATGGCTGTGGTTGTTGTTCTGGAAAGTCGATGATCAACAACTATGCCAACTTTCGCAAGAGCGGGCTGCCCAAGCGGATAATGTTCTTCTCAAAGGGAGAGTGGTGCGATTTCCCGGCGCATCTAAGAGGACCTCTCGTGGATGCGTTTGGCAGCAATAGATCCGCGGTTGAGGTGGCGTTGGATGCGCAAACGTGCCTCGTTGATTTTCTTCACATGCTGCTGATCGATCTAAGTAGTGGGATGCAGCAATCAGTTGCGTGGATTGACGAGTCCGATAGGTGCTTCTTTCCGAAGTTCTTTTTTGATGATAATGATGCCAAGGACGGAGAGAAGTGCAGGCACCCAATGAGTGCAAATGCACCTGAGATTGAGGTGAAGCTTGAAATCGATATTAGCGCTGCAGATAGTTCGAAGACAGAGGATCAAAGCGATGTATCAATTTCACATGCAAAGATTGTAAGTGTCCAGCGCAGCCCGCTCAGAGATGAGCACAGCGACTTGGATCAGAATTCTGGTTCTGACCGAAACCAGCCTGCTGAGATTAAAGAAGTAGTCGACGAAAATGGTGATTTGCTGCGCGAGGGAGGATCTCTTGGTCGAGGATTATCCTTTATGAGCCAGGGGGTCCTAGAAACTTTTGGTTCAGAATCTCTGCGTGACAAAATAGTGGCTCTGGACAGAGGTTCTAGTGACTATACTGCTGTTCGCGATGTGTTTCTTTTGGGCTTGGGTACGCTTGTGACTGCTAGCCACATAGTCGGGATATATCGTTACTCCCCAACAAGCAGTTCTGCACAGGCTCGGATGCAGCTATTTGAAAACCAGGTTCATGTTATGAAGAGCTACCGTGGTGATGCAAATGTTCGGTATGCATGGCATGGTTCTTCAAGAGATGGTATTGTTGAGATTATGCTCCATGGATTCGGAAGGATCCGAAATCCTATAGGTGGAGTGGCATATGGGAGTGGCGTCTAcctttcatcaaaagaatgcgCCCTTATCAG TGCCAGTTTTTCTGATGTTGACGAAAAAGGTTTGCAACACATGGTATTGTGCCGTGTGATAATGGGAAATATGGAGCAAGTCCCTCTTGGTTCTGCACAGTTCTGTCCTAGCAGTGACAGTTTTGACAGCGGTGTGGACGATATTAGAAATCCCAGACGTTATGTCATATGGGGGACCCATATGAACACTCATATACACCCAGAGTATGTTGTGAGTTTTAAGGTGCCTCCTGTTGAAG agtACTGGGCTCGATTAAAAGAAAGTCAAAACACAGTTCCGTTAGTGGCAGTTACAAATTCTCCATTGCCCGACACCCATGTGAAACAACATGCCCCTGTTGCTGATTTG GGAAGCTCAACTGTGCCTGTGAAGAGGCCAACATCTACGTGGATGCCATTTCCACTGCTGTTTGCTGCAATTGAGAAACATATATCTGCTGCAAATAAAAAGCGCCTTGACTGTTATTATGATGAATTCAAG AGGAAAAAGTTGACCAGGGAAGAACTTATTAAAAGGTTAAGATCAATTGCTGGGGATGATCTGCTGATAGCAACCTTGAAAAATTTGCGTTCCTGT AGATATGGCGTTCCTGTTTCGAAGTAG
- the LOC116258981 gene encoding uncharacterized protein LOC116258981, translating into MEDSTVLPSPSLSPSSSTSPESLILTSGATVRVNALLSLRSLRTLLAFLNAVLLFLLVPFLPRSRRSSPAMERPKDERKQRQEAIIGTGGGAVPAVRVPVALVPRRLAAAVSLEGEVSSRRALAIRNVRDDESSESIREFSLFATGRGETLFTQSWTPAFAKTRALVIILHGLNEHSGRYSFFAKKLNSNSYKVYGMDWTGHGGSDGLHGYVPSLDNAVNDLKAFLVKVVVDNPGLPCFLFGHSTGASIILKAVLDPKVENVVEGIVVTSPAVRVQPSHPIYGVIAPILSCLLPRYQIGGADKKGQPVSRDPEALIAKYSDPLVYTGSIRIRTGCEILRVTSFLQENLKKITVPFLVLHGSADTLTDPSASRALYEEASSVDKTIKLYEGFLHDLLFEPEKDLIMKDIIDWLNSRL; encoded by the exons ATGGAGGACAGCACGGTGTTGCCTTCTCCCTCATTATCGCCGTCGTCATCGACGTCGCCGGAGTCGCTCATTCTGACCTCAGGCGCAACTGTCCGCGTCAATGCCCTGCTTTCCCTGCGGTCTCTGCGGACCCTGCTCGCCTTCCTGAACGCTGTTCTCCTGTTCCTTCTCGTGCCATTCCTGCCGCGGAGCCGGCGTTCGTCGCCGGCGATGGAGAGGCCCAAGGACGAGAGGAAGCAGAGACAGGAGGCCATCATTGGGACCGGTGGCGGAGCGGTGCCGGCTGTTCGGGTTCCGGTTGCACTGGTTCCGCGCAGGCTCGCGGCGGCAGTGTCGCTCGAAGGAGAGGTTTCCAGCAGACGGGCGCTGGCGATCAGGAACGTGAGGGACGATGAGAGCTCGGAGAGTATCCGGGAGTTCAGCTTGTTCGCCACCGGTAGGGGCGAAACTTTGTTCACGCAGTCGTGGACGCCGGCCTTTGCTAAGACGAG GGCCTTGGTCATTATCCTACATGGCCTTAATGAGCACAG TGGCAGGTATAGCTTCTTTGCGAAAAAGTTGAATAGCAACAGCTACAAAGTTTATGGTATGGACTGGACAG gACATGGTGGGAGCGATGGCTTGCATGGTTATGTTCCATCACTTGATAATGCAGTCAATGATTTG AAAGCATTTCTGGTGAAGGTAGTTGTGGACAACCCAGGCCTTCCTTGCTTTCTCTTTGGTCATTCGACTGGTGCTTCCATCATTCTGAAG GCAGTTCTTGATCCAAAAGTGGAGAATGTTGTTGAAGGAATCGTAGTAACGTCTCCTGCTGTGCGAGTCCAACCATCCCATCCGATCTATGGT GTAATTGCACCAATTCTTTCCTGCTTATTACCAAGGTATCAGATTGGTGGTGCAGACAAGAAAGGACAACCAGTTTCTCGTGACCCGGAAGCACTGATAGCAAAGTACTCTGATCCTTTGGTTTACACTGGTTCCATCAGAATTCGGACAGGGTGTGAAATACTCCGAGTAACATCATTCTTGCAAGAAAACTTAAAGAAAATCACTGTTCCATTTTTAGTTCTACATGGCTCTGCTGATACTTTGACAGATCCAAGTGCATCTCGAGCTTTGTATGAGGAAGCATCCTCGGTAGATAAAACCATCAAACTTTATGAAGGCTTTCTGCATGATCTACTGTTTGAACCTGAAAAAGACCTTATAATGAAAGACATTATTGATTGGCTCAACTCTAGGTTGTAG
- the LOC116259056 gene encoding type IV inositol polyphosphate 5-phosphatase 9-like, whose translation MWLRLVANRLLPKRFGSQKFISDDHADEDQDGETDAEVGTLKQRPASRSLLFPVMSETITIDRLFTEEYRIFVSTWNVGGIPPPEDLNLEDWLDTGSKSYDIYILGFQEVVPLNAGNVLGSENPSICMKWNSLIRTALNRNDYSSNRASPQEQKSSSPGERQKVYPVNKEQQPFGSINYSMEKEFEGRSMRSKKGEFQCLMSKQMVGIMVTAWVRRRLRRLIRHPSVSCVGCGLMGCLGNKGSVSVRFLLNGTSFCFVCTHLASGEKEGDESHRNWGVSQIMSRTRFPAGPSMDLPRTILSHDRIIWLGDLNYRISLPDPETRSLVERHEWDTLHENDQLRVELCEGGVFEGWQEGNIGFAPTYKYSPDSDQYHGWRQQSAIGEKKRAPAWCDRILWYGKGIKQNRYERGESKLSDHRPVRATFTVITDIINSIKLMERCFSSERYENLDIDRLI comes from the exons ATGTGGCTCCGGTTGGTGGCCAACAGGCTTCTTCCAAAGAGATTCGGAAGCCAAAAGTTCATATCTGATGATCATGCGGACGAAGATCAGGACGGGGAAACGGACGCTGAGGTGGGAACTCTCAAACAACGCCCGGCGTCTCGAAGCCTGCTCTTTCCGGTTATGTCGGAGACCATCACCATAGATCGTCTATTCACTGAAGAATACAG GATTTTCGTGAGCACATGGAATGTTGGAGGGATTCCACCTCCGGAAGATCTAAATCTTGAAGACTGGCTCGATACAGGCAGTAAATCCTATGATATCTACATTCTAGG GTTCCAAGAAGTAGTCCCGCTCAATGCTGGCAACGTTCTAGGTTCAGAGAATCCAAGCATTTGCATGAAATGGAACAGTTTGATAAGGACAGCACTCAACAGGAACGACTATTCATCAAATAGGGCGTCTCCCCAAGAGCAGAAGTCGTCTTCCCCGGGGGAGAGACAGAAGGTCTACCCTGTCAACAAGGAGCAGCAGCCGTTCGGTAGCATTAATTACAGCATGGAGAAAGAATTCGAAGGAAGAAGCATGAGGAGCAAGAAGGGGGAGTTCCAGTGCTTGATGAGCAAGCAGATGGTGGGAATCATGGTGACTGCGTGGGTGAGAAGGAGGCTCCGCAGACTCATCCGCCATCCCAGCGTCTCCTGCGTTGGTTGTGGGCTCATGGGTTGCTTGGGTAACAAG GGATCCGTCTCGGTCCGGTTCCTTCTAAACGGGACGAGTTTCTGTTTCGTGTGCACTCATCTTGCTTCAGGGGAGAAGGAAGGAGATGAAAGCCACAGGAATTGGGGTGTCTCCCAGATCATGTCGAGAACCAGATTCCCGGCCGGACCTTCCATGGATTTGCCCCGCACCATTCTCAGCCATGA TCGGATCATTTGGCTGGGAGATTTAAATTATCGAATCTCACTACCCGATCCCGAGACCAGATCACTTGTAGAGAGGCATGAATGGGACACCTTGCATGAAAATGACCaa CTGAGGGTGGAGCTGTGTGAGGGTGGAGTGTTCGAGGGTTGGCAGGAAGGAAACATCGGCTTTGCTCCCACCTACAAATACTCCCCTGATTCTGACCAGTACCATGGATGGCGGCAACAATCTGCAATCGGGGAGAAGAAGCGGGCTCCTGCATG GTGCGACAGAATACTGTGGTATGGGAAGGGCATAAAGCAGAACAGGTACGAGAGAGGTGAGAGCAAGCTTTCCGATCACCGGCCGGTTCGTGCAACTTTCACTGTAATCACGGACATCATCAACAGCATTAAACTCATGGAGAGATGCTTCTCCTCAGAAAGATATGAAAATTTAGATATTGATCGATTAATCTAG